From a single Mycolicibacterium mengxianglii genomic region:
- a CDS encoding aldehyde dehydrogenase family protein codes for MTTPTTPAHNLVDGKLISSEVLTSSVSPAHGTVLGEFFEATPANSHDAIAAARRAFDESDWSRDRRQRHRALTALADEIDRHTDTLVTLLARENGKTLGEAGFELSLTAPKLRYYAALALTESGRAAEVSPGVHMSSVPEAIGVVGIITPWNSPVVLSIRSLAPALAAGCTAVVKMPGQTGLVNGLLHEIIQSTTSIPAGVVNSLTESGDELARLLVDSPDVDAISYTGSTRVGRQILANGAKTLKRVSLELGGKTPMIILDDADLDAAVPVLVKAITTFAGQFCMTGSRILAQRSIAAELRTRLIEALSAVHIGPGDDPGSDMGPMVDAANAERVHREVEAATAYATVVVRGGVRPGTAYYEPSLLEVDDPGQPIVQQETFGPVATFEVFDTDDDAVRLANSTDYGLAASIWSRDVDRPRRIGRALRAGTVWTNTWALVADQFEEGGFKQSGIGRLNGLRGLEEFQEYKTYVQITG; via the coding sequence ATGACAACACCGACAACCCCCGCGCACAACCTCGTCGACGGTAAGCTGATTTCTTCTGAGGTCCTGACTTCCTCGGTCAGCCCCGCACACGGCACGGTTCTGGGCGAGTTCTTCGAAGCCACCCCGGCGAACTCCCACGACGCCATTGCTGCCGCCCGCCGCGCGTTCGATGAGTCGGACTGGTCGCGCGATCGGCGGCAACGGCACCGTGCACTCACAGCGCTGGCTGACGAAATCGACAGACACACAGACACTCTCGTGACGTTGCTGGCGCGGGAGAACGGCAAGACACTCGGTGAAGCCGGCTTCGAACTGAGCCTCACCGCGCCGAAGCTGCGCTACTACGCCGCACTGGCACTGACCGAAAGTGGACGCGCTGCCGAAGTGTCCCCCGGCGTACACATGAGCTCGGTTCCAGAAGCCATCGGAGTCGTCGGGATCATCACGCCGTGGAACTCCCCCGTCGTGCTGTCCATCCGCTCGCTGGCGCCGGCTCTGGCCGCCGGATGCACGGCTGTGGTGAAGATGCCTGGCCAGACCGGACTGGTGAATGGCCTTCTCCACGAGATCATTCAGTCCACCACCAGCATTCCCGCCGGTGTCGTCAACTCGCTGACCGAATCCGGCGACGAGCTGGCCCGACTACTCGTCGATTCACCTGACGTCGACGCGATCAGCTACACGGGCAGCACACGAGTGGGACGCCAGATCCTGGCCAATGGCGCCAAGACCCTGAAGCGGGTGTCCCTAGAACTCGGCGGTAAGACACCCATGATTATTCTCGACGACGCCGACCTCGACGCCGCCGTCCCGGTATTAGTCAAGGCAATTACCACTTTCGCCGGCCAGTTCTGCATGACCGGCAGCCGCATCCTGGCCCAGCGGTCCATCGCCGCCGAGCTGCGAACCCGCCTCATCGAGGCCCTGTCCGCGGTGCACATCGGACCCGGTGACGACCCCGGCAGCGACATGGGACCGATGGTGGACGCCGCCAACGCCGAGCGCGTCCATCGTGAGGTGGAGGCGGCTACTGCCTACGCGACAGTCGTCGTGCGCGGCGGTGTCCGGCCGGGAACTGCCTACTATGAACCGTCTCTGCTCGAGGTCGACGATCCCGGGCAGCCGATCGTCCAGCAAGAGACCTTTGGCCCCGTCGCGACCTTCGAGGTCTTCGACACCGACGACGACGCGGTCCGCCTGGCCAACAGCACCGATTACGGTCTGGCGGCGTCCATTTGGTCCAGGGACGTCGATCGGCCGCGACGGATCGGTCGCGCGCTGCGCGCCGGCACCGTGTGGACAAACACCTGGGCGCTTGTCGCTGACCAGTTCGAAGAAGGCGGCTTCAAGCAGAGCGGGATCGGTAGATTGAACGGGCTGAGAGGACTCGAAGAGTTCCAGGAATACAAGACGTACGTCCAGATCACGGGCTAA
- a CDS encoding IclR family transcriptional regulator yields the protein MAKTADGPGKPVKYPVESVANAARILSMLSSDTQLKLSDVAEHLGTSPSTAHRLLTTLEASGFLHQNETTRCYEPGTALRTLAAAIAPERSRWDFALPYLQELSERVDETVNLQVLRGSDIAFVESAESTAALRVGSRRGAIMPAHATSGGKILLAQLDSGQLEALLAENELTRLTDDTISDTTALLNELKRVRKRGYATNLGESEPGIGGVAVAVPTDGRPARYALAVSVPTSRLSRSRIPTLVSELIKTAALLSESDPEGR from the coding sequence ATGGCCAAAACGGCAGACGGGCCGGGCAAACCGGTCAAGTATCCGGTCGAATCCGTGGCGAATGCCGCCCGGATCCTGTCGATGCTGTCCTCCGACACTCAGTTGAAGCTCTCTGATGTCGCCGAGCATCTCGGCACCTCGCCCTCGACGGCGCATCGTCTGCTGACGACACTCGAGGCGTCGGGCTTCCTGCACCAGAATGAAACAACCCGGTGTTACGAGCCCGGCACCGCGCTGCGGACGCTGGCGGCGGCCATCGCCCCGGAACGGTCGCGGTGGGACTTTGCGTTGCCGTACCTGCAAGAACTCAGCGAACGAGTAGACGAAACGGTCAATCTGCAAGTGCTTCGCGGCAGCGACATCGCCTTCGTGGAGTCGGCAGAGTCCACCGCAGCGCTGCGCGTCGGTTCCCGGCGCGGAGCAATCATGCCCGCTCACGCGACGTCGGGCGGCAAGATTCTGCTCGCTCAGCTCGATAGCGGGCAGCTCGAGGCGCTATTGGCTGAGAATGAACTGACACGCCTCACTGATGACACCATCAGTGACACCACCGCGTTGCTCAATGAGCTCAAACGTGTCCGCAAGCGTGGCTACGCAACCAATCTTGGAGAGAGCGAGCCGGGCATCGGCGGCGTAGCGGTGGCCGTCCCTACCGACGGCCGGCCAGCGCGCTACGCACTGGCGGTGTCCGTTCCCACCTCGCGGCTCTCGCGATCACGTATTCCCACGCTGGTCTCCGAGTTGATAAAAACCGCTGCCCTCCTGAGCGAGAGCGATCCCGAGGGGCGCTGA
- a CDS encoding cupin domain-containing protein, giving the protein MSMVEDNDADDELQELYEDFTSENLNPLWTQVGSLMPKTPSPQAIPFVWRWSTLLPLAQRAGDLVPVGRGGERRAIALANPGLGGAPYVTPTLWAAIQYLGPKETAPEHRHSQNAFRFVVEGEGVWTVVNGDPVAMNRGDFLLTPGWAFHGHHNETDHPMAWIDGLDIPFAHYTDTGFFEFGSEEMTDDSLPERSRSERLWAHPGLRPLAGLGERASSPIAAYRWVHTDAALREQLSLEDEGHAATIEPGHAGVRYTNPTTGGDVMPTIRAEFHRLRAGARTRRRRDVGSTVYQVFTGAGRIELGERTHHISTGDLIVVPSWTPWSIHADTELDLFAFSDAPIMEKLHLNRTLITDGA; this is encoded by the coding sequence ATGTCAATGGTCGAAGATAACGACGCCGACGACGAGTTACAGGAGTTGTACGAAGACTTTACGAGCGAGAATCTCAATCCCCTGTGGACTCAAGTCGGCAGCCTGATGCCGAAGACTCCGAGCCCACAAGCCATTCCTTTCGTGTGGCGATGGTCGACGCTGCTTCCACTAGCACAGAGGGCCGGTGATCTGGTCCCAGTGGGCCGGGGCGGGGAGCGGCGCGCCATTGCGCTGGCCAATCCTGGGCTCGGCGGCGCCCCGTACGTGACGCCCACCCTGTGGGCCGCCATCCAGTACCTCGGGCCGAAAGAGACCGCTCCAGAACACCGTCACTCCCAGAACGCCTTTCGCTTCGTCGTCGAGGGCGAAGGTGTTTGGACCGTCGTCAACGGCGACCCCGTTGCGATGAACCGGGGCGACTTTCTGCTGACCCCCGGGTGGGCCTTTCATGGCCACCACAACGAAACCGACCATCCCATGGCATGGATCGACGGCCTCGACATTCCGTTCGCGCACTACACCGATACCGGCTTCTTCGAGTTCGGATCCGAAGAGATGACCGACGATTCGTTGCCCGAACGCTCTCGTTCCGAACGGCTCTGGGCTCATCCCGGCCTACGCCCCTTAGCGGGTTTGGGTGAACGAGCTTCCTCGCCCATCGCAGCCTATCGTTGGGTGCACACCGATGCAGCTCTGCGAGAACAGCTCTCCCTCGAAGACGAGGGCCACGCCGCCACGATCGAACCGGGTCACGCAGGCGTGCGGTACACCAACCCGACCACGGGTGGAGATGTCATGCCGACAATCCGCGCCGAGTTCCACCGCCTCCGCGCCGGCGCACGTACCCGCCGCCGACGAGACGTCGGTTCGACGGTGTACCAGGTTTTCACCGGTGCCGGACGTATCGAACTCGGCGAACGGACGCACCACATCTCGACGGGCGATCTGATCGTCGTGCCTTCATGGACCCCATGGTCCATCCACGCCGACACCGAGCTCGACCTCTTCGCCTTCTCCGATGCCCCGATCATGGAGAAACTCCACCTCAACCGCACCCTCATCACGGATGGAGCCTGA
- a CDS encoding fumarylacetoacetate hydrolase family protein: MKLATLRQPDGTTFSVRVDDDSATTIEGFPDLGYLLQRADWAELATAAAGQRIELSTADFAPVVPRPGKIICVGLNYGTHITEMGRELPAYPTLFAKFAEALTGPYDDVVVPRYAAEALDWEAELAFVMGRAAYQVGAAEAANHIAGYSVINDYTMRDYQYRTLQWDQGKTFEKTSGFGPFLDTDYTLGTRIEAKLDGEVMQSATTDDLVFTPDLLVEYISHIVTLQPGDVVITGTTGGVGHARKPPRYITDGQTVEVTIEGLGTVRNKTVVK, from the coding sequence ATGAAGCTCGCCACCTTACGGCAACCAGACGGAACGACCTTCAGCGTCCGGGTCGACGACGACAGCGCCACCACCATCGAGGGATTCCCAGACCTGGGATACCTGCTGCAGCGCGCTGACTGGGCCGAGTTGGCGACCGCCGCCGCCGGCCAGCGCATCGAGCTGTCCACCGCCGACTTCGCCCCGGTGGTTCCCCGCCCGGGAAAGATCATCTGCGTCGGACTCAACTACGGCACCCACATCACAGAAATGGGACGCGAACTACCGGCTTACCCAACACTTTTCGCGAAATTCGCCGAGGCCTTGACCGGACCGTACGACGATGTGGTGGTACCGCGGTACGCGGCCGAGGCCCTCGACTGGGAAGCTGAACTGGCATTCGTGATGGGCCGCGCCGCCTATCAGGTCGGCGCAGCCGAGGCCGCCAACCACATCGCCGGGTACTCCGTCATCAATGACTACACGATGCGCGATTACCAGTACCGCACCCTGCAATGGGATCAGGGCAAGACATTCGAGAAGACCAGCGGCTTCGGCCCATTCCTGGACACCGACTACACCCTGGGAACAAGAATCGAAGCGAAGTTGGACGGCGAAGTCATGCAATCAGCGACCACCGACGACCTCGTATTCACACCGGACCTACTGGTTGAGTACATCTCACACATCGTGACCCTCCAGCCTGGCGACGTCGTCATCACCGGCACCACCGGCGGCGTCGGACATGCCCGTAAACCACCTCGCTACATCACCGACGGCCAGACCGTGGAAGTCACCATCGAAGGTCTCGGTACCGTCAGGAACAAGACGGTGGTCAAATGA
- a CDS encoding IclR family transcriptional regulator: MVESVDNALRLLQILRDVGALRIKDAAVELQIAPSTAHRLLSMLVFRGFAVQDSRRVYHPGPALEAGPAPNDWTLQLTARCRPHMQALVAECNETANLVIRVGDQVRFLWSELSTELLRVGDRRGQVFDAELTAAGRILLAELPPDALEHLYLKHDEPSGPEPRWRDRRMPDDEFARLRADLAAVRTAGFAVNVGRTEEGVAVFGTAIRNPAGRAVAALAVAVPVTRFQRHVEGKLVSCVRRAAHLITADIGDLVT; this comes from the coding sequence ATGGTGGAGTCCGTCGACAATGCGTTGCGATTGCTGCAGATTCTGCGTGATGTCGGCGCCCTCAGAATCAAAGATGCCGCCGTAGAACTCCAGATCGCACCGTCGACCGCCCATCGCCTGCTGTCGATGCTCGTCTTTCGCGGCTTCGCCGTCCAGGATTCACGGCGGGTCTACCACCCCGGGCCGGCTCTGGAGGCCGGACCCGCCCCCAACGACTGGACCCTGCAGCTCACGGCCCGCTGCCGCCCCCACATGCAGGCGCTGGTCGCCGAGTGCAACGAGACAGCCAACCTCGTCATTCGCGTGGGCGACCAGGTCAGATTCCTGTGGTCTGAGTTGTCCACAGAACTCCTGCGGGTCGGTGACCGGCGCGGTCAGGTCTTCGATGCCGAGTTGACCGCTGCCGGACGAATTCTGTTGGCAGAACTGCCACCTGACGCTTTGGAGCATCTCTACCTGAAACACGACGAACCGTCGGGACCTGAACCCCGGTGGCGTGACCGGCGCATGCCGGACGACGAATTCGCACGGCTCCGCGCCGACCTCGCGGCGGTTCGCACCGCGGGATTCGCCGTCAATGTGGGCCGAACCGAAGAAGGTGTCGCGGTTTTCGGCACCGCTATCCGTAACCCTGCCGGCAGGGCCGTCGCAGCCCTAGCGGTCGCCGTCCCCGTCACGCGTTTTCAACGTCATGTCGAGGGCAAACTCGTCTCCTGTGTGCGACGCGCCGCCCACCTGATCACCGCCGACATCGGTGACCTGGTGACCTGA
- a CDS encoding NAD(P)-dependent alcohol dehydrogenase codes for MSAAVIEEVDAPFTFADVDLDDPRDHEIVVRIVATGLCHTDLSARGGVTPFPLPAVLGHEGAGVVERVGPKVSTVAVGDHVLISFTSCGHCRACQEGNPVYCQDWVPLNLLGGSRLDGSATVTRKEGPALHGHFFGQSSFATRALVTEFAAVKVPHDLDLSTLAPLGCSVQTGVGAVLNVARPEPGSTLVVFGVGGVGLAAIMGAVLTPAAQIVAVDVKASRLALAAELGATHTIDSSSTDPAEAIAEVTGGAGADYALETSGRLDVLGTAVSVLSSAGTCVVIGAPALGSTLPLDVTNLLGRGIRLLGSNQGNSNPARFLPQLIALHREGRLPFDRLIRTYPFAEINTAVADAISGKTVKPVLLMPQD; via the coding sequence GTGAGCGCAGCCGTCATCGAAGAAGTTGACGCACCTTTCACTTTCGCCGACGTCGATCTCGATGACCCCCGCGATCATGAGATCGTGGTTCGTATCGTCGCGACCGGGCTGTGCCACACCGATCTCAGTGCTCGTGGCGGGGTAACTCCCTTTCCGCTGCCCGCCGTGCTGGGACACGAAGGCGCGGGCGTGGTCGAGCGAGTCGGCCCCAAGGTCAGCACGGTCGCCGTCGGCGACCACGTGCTGATCAGCTTCACCTCCTGCGGTCACTGCCGAGCATGCCAGGAGGGAAACCCCGTCTACTGCCAGGACTGGGTGCCCCTCAATCTCCTCGGCGGTTCACGACTCGACGGCTCGGCCACCGTCACCCGTAAAGAAGGCCCCGCACTTCACGGACACTTCTTCGGACAGTCCTCGTTCGCCACCCGTGCGCTGGTCACCGAATTCGCTGCAGTGAAGGTCCCACACGATCTCGACCTGTCCACCCTGGCCCCGCTGGGATGCAGCGTGCAAACCGGTGTTGGCGCCGTGCTGAATGTGGCACGCCCGGAACCCGGCAGCACCCTTGTCGTCTTCGGCGTTGGCGGAGTCGGATTGGCCGCGATCATGGGAGCCGTTCTGACCCCAGCCGCACAGATAGTCGCCGTCGATGTGAAGGCGTCCAGGCTCGCACTCGCTGCGGAACTAGGGGCCACGCACACCATCGATTCCAGTTCCACCGATCCGGCAGAGGCCATCGCCGAAGTCACCGGTGGTGCCGGAGCGGATTACGCACTCGAAACCAGCGGCCGGCTCGACGTGCTCGGAACCGCTGTCTCAGTCCTCTCGTCCGCCGGAACCTGCGTGGTCATCGGCGCCCCCGCGCTCGGTTCGACGCTGCCCCTCGACGTCACGAATTTGCTGGGCCGCGGCATACGCCTACTCGGTTCGAATCAGGGCAACAGCAACCCCGCTCGCTTCCTCCCGCAGTTGATCGCGTTACACCGGGAGGGCCGGCTGCCGTTCGATCGACTGATCCGGACATATCCGTTCGCAGAGATCAACACCGCAGTCGCCGACGCGATCAGCGGCAAGACGGTGAAGCCGGTTCTGCTCATGCCGCAGGATTGA